A genomic segment from Desulfonatronum lacustre DSM 10312 encodes:
- the rpsT gene encoding 30S ribosomal protein S20 codes for MANHASALKRHRQSLKAQARNKATKTRIKNAMKAVRQAVEQKDLEQAQAQLAQATTVLDKAAGKKVIHWGCAARKVSRLTLAVNTLKD; via the coding sequence TTGGCTAATCATGCATCGGCACTCAAGCGGCACCGGCAGAGCCTGAAGGCTCAGGCCCGCAATAAGGCGACCAAGACCCGGATCAAGAATGCCATGAAGGCGGTTCGTCAGGCCGTGGAGCAGAAGGATTTGGAACAAGCTCAGGCCCAATTGGCCCAGGCCACCACCGTTTTGGACAAGGCCGCCGGAAAAAAAGTTATTCACTGGGGTTGCGCGGCCCGAAAGGTGTCCCGCCTGACCCTGGCGGTCAATACGTTGAAAGACTGA
- a CDS encoding UDP-glucose 4-epimerase family protein — translation MMEKRILVTGANGFVGRTLCSALRDQGHAVRAAVRTRSVLDDVPPLAAEGVGDEDIVEVGDIDGETDWSEALDGVRVVVHLAGRAHRIQDKAKALSAYRVVNLDGTENLARQAAKSGVGRVVFASSVKVNGEQTHGRPFTEDDPPGPEDPYGITKWEAEQVLAEASAASGLEVTILRPPLVHGPGVKGNLLRLMDGIRQGRTLPLGAVRNTRSMLGLENLCSALSLCVSHATTGTYLLADTETISSRDLVRTLAEGMGRKAKLFSVPVAWMEVAAKVAGRQSEFRRLTGSLEVDAGKIRRELGWTPAKSLEDGLLDMARWYMAAKAA, via the coding sequence ATGATGGAGAAGCGGATATTGGTCACCGGGGCGAACGGTTTCGTGGGGCGGACGCTGTGTTCTGCTTTGCGAGACCAGGGCCATGCGGTCCGCGCCGCCGTGCGCACTCGGAGCGTTTTGGACGACGTCCCGCCTTTGGCGGCGGAAGGCGTGGGCGACGAGGACATCGTCGAGGTGGGCGATATTGACGGGGAAACGGACTGGTCCGAAGCCCTGGACGGGGTCCGGGTCGTGGTGCATCTGGCTGGGCGGGCGCACAGGATTCAGGACAAGGCCAAGGCTCTGAGCGCCTATCGGGTGGTGAACCTGGACGGCACGGAGAATCTGGCTCGCCAGGCCGCGAAAAGCGGCGTGGGGAGGGTGGTCTTCGCCAGCTCGGTCAAGGTCAACGGGGAGCAGACCCATGGCCGCCCCTTTACCGAAGACGATCCGCCCGGGCCCGAGGACCCTTACGGGATTACCAAATGGGAAGCCGAACAGGTCCTGGCCGAGGCATCCGCCGCCAGTGGCCTGGAAGTGACGATTCTCCGTCCGCCCCTGGTGCACGGCCCCGGGGTCAAGGGCAACCTGTTGCGCCTGATGGACGGCATCCGCCAAGGTCGGACCTTGCCCCTGGGCGCGGTTCGGAACACGCGAAGCATGCTCGGGTTGGAGAACCTCTGCTCCGCGCTGAGTCTGTGCGTCTCTCATGCGACGACCGGAACCTATCTCCTGGCGGACACGGAAACGATTTCGTCTCGTGATTTGGTCCGAACTCTGGCCGAGGGCATGGGCCGCAAGGCCAAGCTGTTCTCCGTGCCCGTGGCCTGGATGGAGGTGGCGGCCAAGGTCGCCGGGCGACAGTCCGAATTTCGGCGGCTGACCGGTTCCCTTGAGGTGGACGCGGGAAAAATCCGGCGCGAACTGGGCTGGACCCCGGCCAAAAGCCTGGAAGACGGCCTGCTGGATATGGCCCGTTGGTATATGGCCGCGAAGGCGGCTTGA
- a CDS encoding MraY family glycosyltransferase: protein MNLGPGLSFLAPLFAALFSSAVLTAYLASGRARLRILDHPNERSLHHTPVPRTGGLAILAGLAVGMVVALVMDVLVPGARGQDALIREAFPELLWPLGGAILVALISFADDQKGVGVVPRFAVHVAATGVVLVGGLALRGLDLGAWGWIWPGLAGVLFSGLFMVWMTNLYNFMDGMDGFAGGMGLIGFGFLGVFGWLAGESGYALVCWSTALACLGFLAFNFPPARIFMGDTGASTLGFWAGALILWAEARGMFPFWAGVLVFSPFIVDATVTLLRRLLAGERIWQAHRSHYYQRLVQLGWGHRKTVLVEYAVMLAAGSSGLILIQLGKSVWVLPGLLLWALIYLILALLVGRMERRLSQTGRVEIV, encoded by the coding sequence ATGAACCTTGGTCCCGGCCTGTCTTTCCTCGCGCCCTTATTCGCGGCGCTCTTCTCCAGCGCGGTCCTGACCGCCTACCTGGCGTCCGGCAGAGCTCGGTTGCGCATCCTGGACCATCCCAACGAGCGTTCCCTGCACCATACCCCCGTCCCCCGGACCGGGGGGCTGGCCATCCTGGCCGGTCTGGCCGTCGGCATGGTCGTTGCCTTGGTGATGGACGTGCTTGTTCCGGGCGCGCGAGGGCAAGACGCGCTGATCCGCGAAGCGTTTCCGGAGCTGCTCTGGCCGTTGGGCGGGGCGATCCTGGTGGCCTTGATTTCCTTTGCCGACGACCAAAAAGGCGTCGGAGTGGTCCCCCGGTTTGCCGTGCATGTCGCGGCCACGGGCGTCGTCCTGGTCGGCGGCTTGGCCTTGCGTGGTCTGGATCTGGGGGCTTGGGGCTGGATCTGGCCGGGACTTGCGGGCGTACTTTTTTCCGGCCTCTTCATGGTCTGGATGACCAATCTCTACAATTTCATGGACGGCATGGACGGCTTTGCCGGGGGCATGGGGCTGATCGGGTTCGGCTTTCTGGGGGTGTTCGGCTGGCTGGCCGGAGAGTCCGGTTATGCTCTGGTCTGTTGGAGCACGGCCCTGGCCTGCCTGGGCTTCCTTGCCTTCAACTTCCCTCCGGCCAGGATCTTCATGGGCGACACCGGGGCTTCCACCCTGGGGTTCTGGGCCGGGGCGTTGATCCTTTGGGCCGAGGCCCGAGGGATGTTTCCATTCTGGGCCGGGGTACTGGTTTTTTCACCATTCATCGTGGACGCCACCGTGACCTTGCTGCGACGTCTGCTGGCCGGAGAAAGAATCTGGCAGGCCCATCGCAGCCATTATTATCAGCGCCTGGTCCAGTTGGGTTGGGGGCACCGTAAAACCGTGCTGGTCGAATACGCCGTGATGCTGGCCGCCGGATCATCAGGCTTGATCCTGATTCAGCTTGGGAAATCGGTGTGGGTTTTACCCGGCCTGCTGCTCTGGGCGTTGATCTATCTTATCCTGGCGTTGCTGGTGGGGCGGATGGAAAGGCGGCTGTCGCAAACCGGCCGGGTGGAAATCGTTTGA
- a CDS encoding acyl-CoA thioesterase: MTNHDFTLEMSVRDYECDMQGIVNNAVYQNYLEHVRHECMKSVGIDFKQYTMMGIYFVVVRAEIDYKSALTSGDSFVVGLSLVKESRLRMVFYQDIHRLPDQKLVLKAKITATALNQQGRPEIPKEVEDVIRARFVEKENQ; encoded by the coding sequence ATGACGAACCATGACTTCACCCTGGAAATGTCCGTTCGCGACTATGAATGCGACATGCAGGGGATTGTGAACAACGCGGTCTATCAGAACTATCTTGAGCATGTCCGCCATGAATGCATGAAGTCCGTGGGCATCGACTTCAAGCAATATACCATGATGGGCATTTATTTCGTCGTGGTCCGGGCGGAAATCGACTACAAGAGTGCCCTGACCAGCGGAGATTCCTTTGTCGTCGGCCTGAGTCTGGTCAAGGAGTCCCGGCTCCGAATGGTCTTTTACCAAGATATTCACCGCCTGCCGGATCAAAAGCTCGTGCTCAAGGCCAAAATCACCGCCACGGCCCTGAACCAGCAGGGCAGGCCGGAAATTCCCAAGGAAGTGGAAGACGTTATCAGGGCGCGTTTTGTGGAGAAGGAGAATCAGTGA
- a CDS encoding SDR family oxidoreductase: MSEQRVLVTGATGYIGGRLIKKLLERGHAVTAMARSLGKVGCRPWAGHPLVRLAQGDVMDQASLERAMEDCTAAYYLVHSMTPGAKDFASSDRVAAENMARAADNQGLSRIIYLGGLGEESDAHLSKHLRSRLEVAKVLREGRVPVTFLRAAMIIGSGSASFEILRYLTERLPVMITPRWVRTECQPIAVSNVIEYLSGCLEHPETTGQTYDIGGPDVLTYAQMFQLYAEIAGLPKRVLIPVPLLTPHLSSLWINFVTPIPTILAKPLVLGLRNRVVCSENRIREIIPQPLLTCREAITTALRKIEQLDVETCWSDAGFQPPPEWLDCGDAAYAGGTLLGLSYHIKIAAKPEEVWPVVAALGGETGWYYGDWLWRLRGFMDRVVGGVGLRRGRRHPTEIRVGDALDFWRVLQLEPGRRLRLLAEMKTPGEALLDFELRPSGQDGAYTEIIERSRFLPKGLWGLAYWYVTYPFHILIFKGMLEKIAHQTGRAAGPAKPLGPSSTTSCALPGGR, translated from the coding sequence ATGTCCGAACAGCGCGTGTTGGTCACCGGGGCCACGGGATACATCGGCGGACGACTGATCAAGAAGCTGCTGGAACGCGGGCACGCGGTAACGGCCATGGCCCGTTCCCTGGGCAAGGTGGGGTGCCGACCCTGGGCCGGGCATCCGTTGGTGCGCCTGGCTCAGGGCGACGTCATGGACCAGGCTTCCCTGGAACGGGCCATGGAGGACTGCACCGCGGCCTATTATCTCGTGCATTCCATGACTCCGGGGGCCAAGGACTTCGCTTCGTCCGACAGGGTCGCGGCGGAGAACATGGCCCGGGCCGCGGATAATCAGGGGCTGTCGCGGATCATCTACCTGGGCGGCCTGGGGGAGGAGAGCGACGCGCATCTGAGCAAGCACCTGCGTTCCCGGTTGGAGGTGGCCAAGGTGTTGCGGGAGGGGCGCGTCCCCGTGACCTTTTTGCGGGCGGCGATGATCATCGGGTCGGGCAGTGCGTCGTTCGAGATTCTGCGCTACCTGACCGAACGGCTGCCGGTGATGATCACCCCGCGCTGGGTGCGCACCGAATGCCAGCCCATCGCCGTGTCCAACGTCATCGAGTACCTTTCGGGCTGTCTGGAACATCCGGAAACCACCGGCCAGACGTACGACATCGGCGGTCCGGACGTGCTGACCTATGCCCAAATGTTTCAATTGTACGCCGAAATTGCCGGACTGCCGAAGCGGGTACTGATTCCGGTCCCGCTTCTGACCCCTCATCTTTCCTCATTGTGGATCAATTTCGTGACGCCGATTCCCACGATCCTGGCCAAGCCGTTGGTGCTGGGACTGCGCAACCGGGTGGTCTGCTCGGAGAACCGGATTCGGGAGATCATCCCCCAGCCGCTGTTGACCTGCCGGGAAGCCATCACCACGGCCTTGCGGAAAATCGAGCAACTGGACGTGGAGACCTGCTGGAGCGACGCCGGGTTTCAGCCTCCGCCGGAGTGGCTGGATTGCGGGGACGCGGCCTATGCCGGGGGCACGCTGCTGGGTTTGTCCTACCACATCAAGATCGCGGCCAAGCCGGAGGAAGTCTGGCCCGTGGTGGCCGCCCTGGGCGGGGAAACCGGCTGGTACTACGGCGATTGGCTCTGGCGGCTGCGCGGGTTCATGGACCGGGTGGTCGGCGGGGTGGGGTTGCGGCGCGGGCGACGGCATCCAACGGAAATTCGGGTCGGCGACGCCCTGGACTTCTGGCGGGTGCTTCAACTGGAACCCGGGCGGCGTTTGCGCCTGTTGGCGGAAATGAAGACACCCGGGGAAGCCCTGCTGGACTTCGAACTGCGTCCCTCCGGCCAGGATGGAGCGTACACGGAAATCATCGAGCGATCCCGGTTTCTGCCCAAGGGACTGTGGGGCTTGGCCTACTGGTACGTCACCTATCCGTTCCATATCCTGATCTTCAAGGGCATGCTGGAAAAAATCGCCCATCAGACGGGACGGGCCGCCGGACCGGCCAAGCCGCTGGGGCCATCGTCCACCACGAGTTGCGCTTTGCCCGGTGGACGCTAA
- a CDS encoding ATP-grasp domain-containing protein: MFMEDDVFFSDIKLDPEVSYFLYIGEIKTDCLNQFVKETLSKIHGRPFDFISILSDVLESYPHKNTLVINPMARELYRAKGRKVSFRIAPRTFASMVSASAAVNDLIRQLLDKQGQVFIHVFESVPELTLALIPDVRILGPSGHIANIWNNKLYQLQMLKGTAPLIDYRVCADAEHMLETARDLWGEWPDGIFVSQPYSAAGVNSFLATTQEEIETKVAHLKGKFFISRYIPHLDDPTVLGVVAGPSDVFIAAIADQEIQDGNKFRGSTFPSALSSALQQELREITRKVGQVMGRSGYRGIFGCDYVVDGQGRIYFVEVNARKQGTTMEMCCTLENALPADTPGLLELEYHAVMHNRFPENKMEIVDALGDICWRTYNYKLDTEAETNQIVPVDEDERTLFREVKAGRQDHGVIVMEHVGGRLAVQPGTFLGRVVAVGHTRAQLEEDIRLGIQQLKESIFDTLQTQTTTKDD, from the coding sequence ATGTTCATGGAGGACGATGTCTTTTTTTCAGACATCAAGCTGGACCCCGAGGTTTCGTACTTTCTGTACATTGGTGAAATCAAGACGGATTGCCTGAACCAGTTCGTCAAGGAGACCCTGTCCAAAATTCACGGACGGCCTTTTGATTTCATCTCCATCCTGTCGGACGTGCTGGAATCCTACCCGCACAAGAACACCCTGGTGATCAATCCCATGGCCCGGGAACTGTACCGGGCCAAGGGGCGCAAGGTCAGTTTCCGGATCGCCCCGAGGACCTTCGCGTCCATGGTCTCGGCTTCCGCCGCGGTCAACGATCTGATCCGGCAACTCCTGGACAAGCAGGGTCAGGTGTTCATCCACGTCTTCGAATCCGTGCCGGAGCTGACCCTGGCTTTGATTCCCGACGTGCGCATCCTCGGTCCCAGCGGACACATCGCCAATATCTGGAACAACAAGCTTTACCAGCTACAGATGCTCAAGGGCACGGCCCCGCTGATCGACTACCGGGTTTGCGCGGACGCGGAGCACATGCTGGAAACGGCACGGGATCTCTGGGGGGAATGGCCGGACGGCATTTTCGTCAGCCAGCCCTATTCCGCGGCCGGGGTAAACAGCTTCCTGGCCACTACTCAGGAGGAGATCGAGACCAAAGTCGCCCACCTCAAGGGGAAGTTCTTCATCAGTCGCTATATTCCCCACCTTGACGATCCCACCGTGCTTGGCGTCGTGGCCGGACCCTCCGACGTCTTCATTGCGGCCATCGCGGACCAGGAGATTCAGGACGGAAACAAGTTTCGCGGATCGACCTTTCCGTCGGCGTTGTCTTCCGCCTTGCAGCAGGAACTGCGAGAGATCACCCGCAAGGTGGGGCAGGTCATGGGCCGCAGCGGGTATCGCGGGATTTTCGGCTGCGATTACGTTGTCGACGGCCAGGGCCGGATTTATTTCGTGGAAGTCAATGCCCGGAAACAGGGCACCACCATGGAAATGTGCTGTACCCTGGAAAACGCGTTGCCCGCGGACACGCCCGGCTTGTTGGAACTGGAGTACCACGCCGTGATGCACAATCGGTTTCCGGAAAACAAGATGGAAATCGTCGACGCTCTGGGAGACATTTGTTGGCGGACCTACAATTACAAGTTGGACACGGAAGCCGAGACCAATCAGATCGTGCCCGTTGATGAGGATGAACGAACCCTGTTCAGGGAGGTCAAGGCGGGCAGACAGGACCACGGCGTGATCGTGATGGAACATGTCGGCGGCAGGCTTGCCGTGCAACCTGGGACGTTCCTGGGTCGCGTGGTGGCCGTTGGTCACACCCGGGCGCAGTTGGAAGAGGATATCCGTCTGGGCATCCAACAGCTCAAGGAATCCATTTTCGATACGCTACAGACCCAAACCACAACGAAGGATGACTGA
- a CDS encoding KamA family radical SAM protein, with product MSSTTPHVLDSFTEVFFEDLFMAEGDTSASEVQLAAVAELKDAALTQDRTGPIVELFAELARIHGEQGLTPEQLGLTREELVTLADKHAKLDEHGVTVGGRVGKALPIVAEAKSRITDYLERHAVEAPSGIEAWERIQENQARIKRVLGMTDEDWNSYSGQLRHAVEDVDALASIIDLPAKAVEEVRRVTQTYRMRLTPYYASLILPNRSNDPVLLQAVPTAEMIDNAGVEIPPVAADHSPARLIDQFYPRVVTIKATNMCAMYCTHCLRIAHIGAKDRIYSKEAYGEALDYIRGNPEIRDVLVTGGDAFVLPNSMLEWLLGELDSIEHVRMKRLGTRIPVTTPQRVDGALLDILEASNERKPVRVVTQINTAQEITPVSKAAFKAISGRVMAVMNQAVLLKGINDTKVKMWKLCETIQESYVRPYYVFNCSYRNPQFTHLRVPVATGQEIIESMYGNISGDAIPRYIATAGGKIPLHKTNLLGRKDGNLRMQKPWNEERVMYPDADPGEYARQDFGFARYRVDTEK from the coding sequence ATGAGCAGCACGACCCCGCATGTCTTGGATTCGTTTACCGAGGTTTTTTTTGAAGACTTGTTCATGGCCGAGGGGGATACTTCCGCATCGGAAGTACAACTTGCCGCTGTGGCTGAGTTGAAGGACGCGGCCTTGACCCAGGACCGCACCGGCCCCATTGTCGAACTCTTCGCGGAATTGGCTCGGATTCATGGTGAGCAGGGCCTGACACCGGAACAGCTTGGCCTGACCCGGGAGGAACTTGTCACGTTGGCGGACAAGCATGCCAAACTGGATGAACACGGTGTGACCGTGGGTGGACGAGTAGGCAAGGCCCTGCCCATTGTCGCCGAAGCCAAGTCCCGGATCACCGACTATCTGGAACGCCACGCCGTGGAAGCCCCCAGCGGGATCGAGGCCTGGGAGCGAATCCAGGAGAATCAGGCCCGAATCAAGCGCGTACTGGGCATGACCGACGAGGACTGGAACTCCTATTCCGGACAGTTGCGCCATGCCGTGGAGGACGTGGACGCGCTGGCCTCGATTATCGATCTGCCGGCCAAGGCCGTGGAGGAGGTCCGACGGGTCACCCAAACCTACCGGATGCGCCTGACCCCATACTATGCCAGTCTGATCCTACCGAATCGGAGCAACGACCCCGTGCTGCTTCAGGCCGTGCCCACCGCGGAAATGATCGACAACGCCGGGGTGGAGATCCCGCCGGTGGCCGCGGACCATTCCCCGGCCCGGCTGATCGACCAGTTCTATCCCCGGGTGGTGACCATCAAGGCCACCAACATGTGCGCCATGTACTGTACCCACTGTCTGCGCATCGCGCACATCGGCGCCAAGGACCGGATCTACAGCAAGGAAGCCTACGGCGAAGCTCTGGACTATATCCGGGGCAACCCGGAAATCCGGGACGTCCTGGTTACCGGCGGAGACGCTTTCGTGCTGCCCAACTCCATGCTGGAATGGCTCCTGGGTGAACTGGACTCCATCGAGCATGTGCGGATGAAGCGGCTGGGGACCAGGATCCCGGTCACCACGCCGCAGCGGGTGGACGGGGCATTGCTGGACATCCTGGAGGCCAGCAATGAGCGCAAGCCGGTGCGCGTGGTCACTCAGATCAATACGGCCCAGGAGATCACTCCGGTGTCCAAGGCCGCGTTCAAGGCGATTTCCGGGCGCGTCATGGCAGTGATGAACCAGGCCGTGCTGCTCAAGGGCATCAACGATACGAAGGTCAAGATGTGGAAGCTGTGCGAGACCATCCAGGAGTCCTACGTCCGGCCCTACTACGTGTTCAATTGCAGCTACCGCAACCCGCAGTTCACGCATCTGCGCGTTCCCGTGGCCACGGGACAGGAGATCATCGAGAGCATGTACGGCAACATCTCCGGTGATGCCATCCCCCGGTACATCGCCACGGCCGGCGGCAAGATTCCCCTGCACAAGACCAACCTTCTCGGGCGCAAGGACGGCAACCTGCGGATGCAGAAGCCCTGGAACGAGGAGCGGGTGATGTATCCGGACGCTGATCCCGGAGAGTACGCCCGCCAGGATTTCGGATTTGCCAGGTATCGGGTCGACACGGAAAAATAG
- a CDS encoding M20 family metallopeptidase: protein MHDQIIAYLAEKETEAVELLRRLVEIQSGSRNKPGLDLMAEVMGEILGQVLPDVRVLPFADYGNMVQASSGPWSRGESGFALVGHMDTVFPADTSFTTFQEDGEICRGPGVYDMKGGLVVGVYALKALRSLGVLNDMPVTFLCNSDEEIGSPASRPWIEEQAVRGLACLVFEGGGLNREVVTGRKGRLGLRVTVRGRAGHAAKGGSKASAILELAHKITALEALNHDVEITVNVGRVEGGIGPNTVPELAQALVDARFLSPEGQSRLRESMADIFADQTVPGTSCEHVETTGRPAMPQSEANKHLYAAARRQAALLGYDLPDELRFGVSDANFIADRGVPVLDGLGPLGDLDHSDKEYIVRRSLLERSALVASLLLDLWTNRPR from the coding sequence ATGCACGATCAAATCATCGCCTATCTGGCGGAAAAGGAAACCGAAGCCGTTGAACTGTTGCGGCGTTTGGTGGAGATCCAGAGCGGCAGCCGGAACAAGCCGGGCCTGGACCTTATGGCCGAGGTCATGGGCGAGATCCTGGGGCAGGTCTTGCCGGACGTCCGAGTCCTGCCCTTTGCCGACTACGGGAACATGGTCCAGGCTTCCTCCGGACCATGGAGCCGTGGCGAATCCGGCTTCGCCCTGGTGGGACACATGGATACCGTATTCCCCGCGGACACGTCGTTCACCACCTTTCAGGAAGACGGCGAGATCTGTCGCGGGCCCGGGGTTTACGACATGAAGGGCGGCCTGGTGGTGGGCGTTTACGCGCTCAAGGCGCTCCGGAGCCTGGGCGTTTTGAATGACATGCCGGTGACGTTTTTGTGTAATTCCGACGAGGAGATCGGCTCCCCGGCTTCCCGGCCCTGGATCGAGGAGCAAGCCGTGCGTGGTCTGGCCTGTTTGGTGTTTGAAGGCGGGGGGCTGAACCGGGAAGTGGTCACGGGCCGCAAGGGCAGGCTGGGTTTGCGGGTGACGGTTCGCGGAAGGGCCGGGCACGCGGCCAAGGGCGGCTCCAAGGCCAGCGCGATCCTGGAACTGGCCCACAAGATCACGGCTTTGGAAGCCTTGAACCACGACGTGGAAATCACCGTGAACGTGGGCCGCGTGGAGGGCGGGATCGGGCCGAATACCGTCCCGGAACTGGCTCAGGCCTTGGTGGACGCCCGGTTTCTCTCACCTGAAGGTCAATCCCGGCTGCGGGAGTCGATGGCGGATATTTTCGCGGATCAAACCGTTCCCGGTACGTCCTGCGAGCATGTCGAAACCACGGGCCGTCCTGCCATGCCCCAATCCGAGGCGAATAAGCACCTGTACGCGGCGGCCCGGAGGCAGGCGGCGCTGTTGGGATACGACTTGCCCGACGAGCTGCGTTTCGGAGTTTCCGACGCCAACTTCATTGCCGACCGGGGCGTTCCGGTTCTGGACGGGCTGGGACCGCTGGGCGATCTGGATCATAGCGACAAAGAATACATCGTCAGGCGCAGTCTGCTGGAGCGGTCCGCCCTGGTCGCCTCATTGCTGCTGGATTTGTGGACCAACCGGCCCCGTTGA
- a CDS encoding TAXI family TRAP transporter solute-binding subunit → MVGKKWFVALVVALGLALSAPQAMAKQDILFGGASITGVYYQVALQISNMMNKHMGGEYNYIGRPTGGSVFNINALDRGAFDFAVAQSDRNFQGFNGTADWEGKPVTALRSVFSMHPETVMLVTRKDTGITSVDGLKGKRVNIGNPGSGQRGNAEDVLRMYGLDFNTDFRAEALQQHEASRALVDRNIDAFFYTVGNPSAAIEEPAQSVDLDMVPLNSDAVKAFVAEHPFYITTSIPAGTYRGIDRDIETYAVTATVVTNDSVSEQVVYDMVKTVFENLDELRASHAAFRHLKPEEMLQGLSAPLHPGAEKYYKEKGWM, encoded by the coding sequence ATGGTAGGAAAGAAATGGTTCGTAGCCTTGGTCGTCGCCCTTGGATTGGCGTTGTCCGCGCCCCAGGCCATGGCGAAGCAGGACATTCTGTTCGGCGGAGCGTCCATTACCGGTGTTTACTATCAGGTCGCCCTGCAGATCAGCAACATGATGAACAAGCACATGGGCGGGGAGTACAACTACATCGGTCGGCCCACCGGCGGCTCGGTGTTCAACATCAACGCCCTGGATCGCGGAGCGTTCGACTTCGCCGTGGCCCAGTCCGACCGGAATTTTCAGGGCTTCAACGGCACCGCGGACTGGGAAGGCAAGCCGGTCACGGCTTTGCGCAGCGTGTTCAGCATGCATCCCGAGACCGTCATGCTGGTCACCCGCAAAGATACGGGCATTACCAGCGTTGACGGCTTGAAGGGCAAGCGGGTGAACATCGGCAATCCCGGTTCCGGTCAGCGCGGCAATGCCGAAGATGTCCTGCGCATGTACGGGCTGGATTTCAACACGGATTTCCGGGCCGAGGCGCTCCAGCAGCATGAAGCTTCCCGGGCCCTGGTGGACCGCAACATCGACGCTTTTTTCTACACCGTGGGCAACCCCAGCGCGGCCATTGAAGAGCCCGCCCAGTCGGTGGATCTGGACATGGTTCCCCTGAATTCCGACGCCGTCAAGGCGTTCGTTGCCGAGCATCCCTTTTACATCACGACCAGCATCCCGGCCGGCACATACCGCGGCATTGACCGGGACATCGAGACCTACGCCGTGACCGCCACCGTGGTCACCAACGACTCCGTCTCTGAGCAGGTGGTCTACGACATGGTCAAGACGGTATTTGAAAACCTGGATGAGTTGCGGGCTTCCCACGCCGCTTTCCGTCATCTGAAGCCCGAGGAAATGCTGCAGGGTCTTTCCGCTCCGCTGCATCCCGGCGCCGAGAAGTACTATAAGGAAAAAGGCTGGATGTAG